The genomic interval GGTGGCCGCCAAGGTCTATGCCCGAGGCGGGCTCATTCTGGAAGTGTCCGAACAGGTGCTTTCCAAGCTCACCCATCGTGACAACCCCCAGCATGTGATCGGCGTCTTTCGCCAACGTTATGGCAAGCTCACCGATCTGGCCTCTGACCTTGAAGCAGCCGGAGGTGATATGGTCGTGGCAATGGAAGGGGTGAAAGATCCGGGCAACCTGGGGACCTCCATCCGGACTTCCGATGCCGTGGGCGCCAGCGCCTTGCTTCTGATTGGCGAGACCACGGATCCCTTCAGTCTTGAAGCTGTGCGGGCCACAATGGGCTCCATTTTCCATGTGCCGCTCTATCGCGCCACACGCGAGGAATTCCTCAACTGGCGCAAGAGCTGGCCCGGCGACATTGTCGGCACCCATCTGAAGGGCGCGGTGGACTATCGGTCCGTCAAGCCGAAGGATCCCCTGATGGTGATGATGGGCAACGAGCAATCGGGCCTACCGGATGAGTTTGCAGAAAGCTGCGATCATCTGGTCAAGATCCCCATGGACGGACGGGCCGAGAGCCTCAATCTGGCCGTCTCCACCGGCATCACGCTCTTCCGCCTGCGCGAAGGCAAGCTTGGGCTTTAATCCCGTCACAAGGGTTCCTATATGGGCAGGACTGTTGCGCATAAAGGAACCCTCATGACCAAAGCCGTTCACATCGATATTGTCTCGGATGTTGTCTGCCCGTGGTGCGCCATCGGCTATCATCAATTGCGCACTGTGCTTGATGACCTTGGGATGGACGCCGAAATCCACTGGCAGCCCTTCCAGCTTAATCCGGATATGGGCCCCGAAGGGCAAAATCTGGGCGAGCATTTGGGCGAGAAATACGGAATTTCACCTGAACAGAGCCGCCAAAACCGCGAGCATATCACCGCGATTGGTGCTGAGCTTGGTTTTACGTTCCGCTTCACCGACGAGATGCGCATGGTCAACACCCACGATGCGCACCAGCTCATTCACTGGGCGGCCCTCAAGGGGCGCGATACCGAGGTCAAGCAGGCCTTCCAGAAAGCCTATTTCACAGATGGGCTTGATGTGAGCGATCAGGACGTGCTGGTCAAACTGGTCTCCGATCTTGGCTTTGACGGTAACGAGGCACGTGCCATCCTTGACGACCAGCGCTATGATGGCGCTGTGAGGGAGCAAATGGATTTCTGGCGTCAGCAGGGCATCAACAGCGTGCCCGCCATCATCTTCGAGCGCAAATATCTGGTGCCCGGTGCGGCAGGTATCGAGCAGTTCCGTCAGGTGCTCTCGGAAGTTGCCAAGCAACAGGCCTAGAGAAGAATAGTTCAGCTCTGGCAATAAAAAGCCCTGCTCAAAGGCAGGGTTTTTGTTTTTCTGTCGCCAGAATGAACCTTATAAGGATCGTTTAGTGATACGAAAAAGCGTGACTAGCCGACCATATAAAGCCCGATAAATCCCGCAACACCCACAACAATACGCCAGATGGCAAAGGGCATGAAGCCGTGGCGGGAAACAAAATCGAGCAACTGCCGCACGACAAAGACTGCGGCAATGAAAGCGGCGATAAAGCCCACAGTGATTACGCCAGCCTGATCCAGACTGATGATGTCCCGGTTCTTGTAGAGATCATACGCAAAGGCGCCTGCCATGGTCGGCATGGCCAGGAAGAAGGAAAATTCAGCAGCCGAGCGTTTGTCTGTCCCCATCAATAGCGCGCCGGCAATCGTAGAGCCCGATCGGGACATGCCCGGTACCAGCGCCAGACATTGGAACAGGCCGATCTTGAAGCAGAGCGAGAGGGGATAATCCATGATGTCGGTATAACGTGGCTTGAGATCGAGCCGATCAATCCATGCCAGTGCTACGCCGCCAACAATCAATGTGGTGCATATGAGCCTTGGGCTCTCAAACAGCACCTGCTTGATGAAGCCATGCAAGCTTGCCCCCAGCACGGCCGCGGGTAGAAAGGCCAGCAGAATACCCGCCACAAACAAACGCGCCTTTTGGCTGGTGGGCAGATCAACCGCAATCTTGATGAGCCGGTGCGAATAGACCGTCAAAATCGCCAGAATGGCGCCGAGTTGGATCAGAACCTCAAATGTCTTGCCGTCATTTTGAAATCCCAGAAAGTGCCCGGCGAGCAAAATATGGCCAGTGGATGAAACAGGGAGAAATTCGGTAAAGCCCTCAATAAGGCCGAGGATGACAGCTTCGAAATATGTGGCAAGATCCATTTTTATCTCATTCTTTCTCTGGCAGAAAAATGCTTCTGCCACTATGGTCCCCTTTCAACCCCAAATCGGGTGAAAGTGCGGCACCTAATGGACGTTTTTAAATCACGTCTGTTAAATAGCTGATAATCATTTCATACTTGAATGGTTGAGCGTCCACACTTTTGCCAGTTTTCTGCTCGAAGAAGCGTTAGGCACGAAAGGAATCGCACGGGCAATGCTACTGCTCTACCACACCATGATGTCAGTTCCTTCTCGCTTTACACGGCTGATTTTGGCCGAGTGCAAGGCGAATGCAGAATTGACCGAAGTTCTTCCCTGGGAGCGGACAGAAGAGTTTCTGCTGGTCAATCCGGCGGGTACTGTTCCTGTGCTCAGAGAGAATGACGGGCCTCCGGTATGTGGAGCGATGACCATTGCCGAATATCTGGACGAAACCCGTGGCTATGCGCTCGGCAGCCGTCGCCTTTTGCCAGATCATCCCAATCATCGTGCCGAAGTGCGCAGACTCGTGCATTGGTTTCTCAACAAGGCCGTGGAAGAAAGCGCCCGCTTTTTCGTTGAGGAAAAGATCTACAAGCGCATGCGCCGCCCGAGCGAAGGGGGAGGGTCACCCGACTCGACCCTTCTGCGCGCAGCCAGAGGCAACCTGAAGATCCATCTCAACTATATCGCCTATCTGGCCGAACGCCGGAAATGGCTGGCTGGTGAAAATTTCTCCTATGCCGATCTTGCCGCAGGGGCCATGCTTTCGACCATCGATTATCTGGGCGAAGTCCCTTGGGAAAAGGAGCCGATTGTCAAGGATTGGTATCAGCGTATCAAGTCGCGTCCGGCGTTCCGCCCCATTCTGGCCGATAGCCTCAAGGGGATTCCACCGTCGAGCCAGTATATGGATCTGGACTTCTAGTCTCACCTCCTACAATGATGGTGCATGACCGTGCCAAACCCGGACAAACAGGCAAAATTGCGGGCCTTCATAGACAAAGAGGCTCAGGCGCTGGGCTTTGCCCAATTGCGGGTCTGTCGCGCCGGTGATGCCAAGAGCCGCGAAGCTGTTTTGCGGCACTTTGTCGAGAAGGGCTATCACGGCTCCATGGACTGGATGGAAGAGACGCTGGATCGCCGCGCCCACCCGGCCAACCTGTGGGATGACGTGCAATCCATCCTCATGCTTGGTTTTAATTATGGCCCGGATGAAGACCCAAGAGCGCTTCTGGACCATCCCGACAAGGCCAATATTTCGGTCTATGCCCGCCATCGCGATTATCACGACCTGATCAAGGGGCGATTGAAGCAGCTTTCGGCCAAGCTGCTCTCGCGGGTGCGCGACAGCCAGCCAGATGGTGCTATCAAGGTGTTTGTCGACACGGCCCCCGTAATGGAAAAACCTCTGGCAGAGCTCGCTGGACTGGGCTGGCAGGGCAAACACACCAATCTGGTTAGTCGTGAGTTTGGCTCATGGCTGTTTCTGGGCGCAATCTTCACCAATCTGGACCTTGCCCCCGATGAAGCCGAGATGGACCGCTGTGGCTCCTGTGTGGCCTGTCAGGAGGCTTGCCCAACGGGGGCTTTTCCAAAACCATATCAGATCGACGCCAGCCGCTGCATTTCTTATCTGACCATCGAGAATAAGGGCCCGATCCCGCATGCTTTGCGCGGGGCCATCGGCAATCGCATCTATGGCTGTGATGACTGTCTGGCCGCTTGTCCATGGAACAAGTTTGCGCAACAGGCCAGCGAAGCCAAGCTCAAGGCGCGCGCTGACCTCAAGGCTCCGGCGCTTGTTGATTTTCTGGCGCTGGATGACGCGGCCTTCCGCCAGCATTTCTCCGGCTCTCCCATCAAGCGCATCGGTCGCAATCGCTTCATGCGCAATGTGCTGATCGCCGCAGGCAACGCAGGCAACGCAGGCAACGCAGGCAACGCAGGCAAGGGGGAAACTCCAGAAAAATCCGGGCTGATCAGGGCGGTCACACCGCATCTTGGCGATGCTGATCCTCTGGTCAGGGGGGCAGCCATCTGGGCGCTTGGGCGCCTGATGCCCGCACAGGAATTTGTTCAAATGGCAAAAGACCGCATTGACGGGGAAACAGCCCCGGATGTGAATGAAGAATGGCACTTGGCGCTGGAAGGAAAGACCCAATGAAACTGTTTATCTTCGGATATGGCTATAGCGCTCGAGCCATTGCGCAGGAACTGGCACTGGACTGCGACTGGATCGCGGCAACCACACGCTCGGAGGAAAAAGCCGCAGCGATGACTGCCGCCGGGTTGCGTGCCTTTCCATTTGATGGCGAAAGCCCTACTGCAGCCCTTAAGGAAGCGCTGGCAGAGGCAACACACCTGCTCATTTCAATCGCGCCGGGGGCCGAGGGCGATCCTGTTCTCAATTGCCTGCGCGAAGATCTGAAACAGCTTCCTGCGCTTTGCTGGATCGGTTATCTCTCAACCGTTGGCGTCTATGGCAATCATGATGGCGCATGGGTGGATGAAGACACTGAATGTCGTCCCGTTTCGCGCCGGTCGGTGCAGCGGGTAGCGGCTGAAAAAGACTGGCAGGCACTGGCATCAGAGCTGGACATGCCACTTGGCATCTATCGGCTGGCCGGCATTTATGGCCCCGGGCGCAACCAGATGATCAAACTGGATGCGGGCACATGCCGGGCCATCAACAAACCCGGACAGGTGTTCAATCGTATTCATGTGGCTGACATCGGTCTGGCCGTTGCCAAAGCCGCCAGACAGCACCACAGCGGCATTCTCAACGTGGTGGATGATGAACCCGCCGCCCCACAAGAGGTGATTTACTATTGCGCCGATCTGATGGGATTGCCTCGCCCCGAAGAGCAGTCATTCGAGCAAGCCGACATGAGTCCCATGGCGCGCAGCTTCTATGGCGAGAATAAGCGTTGCAGCAATATTCGTCTGCATGAGTTGATCGGTGGCATCTTGCACTATCCGACCTATCGGGAAGCATTTGCCCATATGTGGCAAACAGATAGCTGGCGCAAGAAAGACTAGATCGATCCACAGGGCGTTTGTGCACCGCTTTCAAACGCCCTGACAACAGCTCTTTCGCGGCTTTCCGCCATCTCTTTTCACAGGCTTGCTCAACGCTGTTAAAAAAATGAAATAAAAACCAAAACGCCCTTGCCAACTCGGCCAATAGGGATTAGACAACAGCCTCACTTGCCGAGCTCAAAACGAGCATGGCACACAGGTTGCGCTGGTAGCTCAGTTGGATAGAGCACCAGACTACGAATCTGGGGGTCGGGGGTTCGAATCCTCCCCAGCGCGCCATTCTCCTCTTTACATCAGTGTCTTATCGCTTAGGCAGCATGCTGCTTATGTGTGTTCGTATGGTCTTTTGGCTGTGCCCGCAGCATACCTCCTCGTGCATTGGCAAAATGCTTTGCCAAAAAAAAGGCCCCGTTTCCGGGGCCAAGAGGGGCACTGGCAGAGGATTGCCAGCGCATGTGTTTTAGGGCTTATTTGAAGAGATACGGCAACGTGGTCGAAATCGGTTCAATCATCGTGATCAGCAGCAAGGCGACGATCAGGGCGCCCAGATAGGGGGCGGTCGATTTCATGACCTTTTCCAAGGGCACCTTGGTAATGGCACTGGCCACGAACAGATCCAGCCCTACCGGAGGCGTAATACAGCCGATGGCAAGGTTGACGACCATGATCACGCCGAAATGGATCGGGTCGATGCCCATGTTGAGGGCGACCGGCAGGAAGATCGGGGTCAGGATGACCACCGCAGCCGACGCATTCACAAGGGTTCCCAACACCAGAAGCAGCACGTTCATGATCAGCAGGAAGACGATTCCTGAACTGGTGAACTGGATGATGGCTTCACCGATCATGTGCGGGATCTGCAGGTTGGTCATCAGCCAGCCGAAGACCTTGGCAGCGCCCACAAGGAACATGATGAGCGTTGTGCCGATCACCGCCTTGAAGACGATTTCAGGGAAATCCCGAAGGGCCAGCTCTTTATAGATAAACAGACCGACCAGAATGCCATAGACCGCGGCAACAGCAGCCGCTTCCGTTGGCGTGAAAATACCCGAATAGATGCCGCCGATGATGATGACCGGGGTCATCAGAGCCCAGAAGGCGTCCTTGAGGGCCAGAGCGAGGCGTTTGCAGGAGAAAGACCCGTCGGGGGGGATCTGGCCTTTCTTGGCAAGGTACCAGCCCATGCCGCACATGGCGCCGCCCATCAGAAGGCCCGGAACAACACCAGCCATGAAGAGATCGCCGATCGAGACGTTGGCAATAACCCCATACACCACGAAGGTGATGGAAGGTGGAATGACGATGCCCACCGTACCGGCCGCAGCCACGATGCCGGTTGCCATTTCGCGTTTATAGCCCTTCTGCTCCA from uncultured Cohaesibacter sp. carries:
- the queG gene encoding tRNA epoxyqueuosine(34) reductase QueG; the protein is MTVPNPDKQAKLRAFIDKEAQALGFAQLRVCRAGDAKSREAVLRHFVEKGYHGSMDWMEETLDRRAHPANLWDDVQSILMLGFNYGPDEDPRALLDHPDKANISVYARHRDYHDLIKGRLKQLSAKLLSRVRDSQPDGAIKVFVDTAPVMEKPLAELAGLGWQGKHTNLVSREFGSWLFLGAIFTNLDLAPDEAEMDRCGSCVACQEACPTGAFPKPYQIDASRCISYLTIENKGPIPHALRGAIGNRIYGCDDCLAACPWNKFAQQASEAKLKARADLKAPALVDFLALDDAAFRQHFSGSPIKRIGRNRFMRNVLIAAGNAGNAGNAGNAGKGETPEKSGLIRAVTPHLGDADPLVRGAAIWALGRLMPAQEFVQMAKDRIDGETAPDVNEEWHLALEGKTQ
- a CDS encoding glutathione S-transferase family protein; translation: MLLLYHTMMSVPSRFTRLILAECKANAELTEVLPWERTEEFLLVNPAGTVPVLRENDGPPVCGAMTIAEYLDETRGYALGSRRLLPDHPNHRAEVRRLVHWFLNKAVEESARFFVEEKIYKRMRRPSEGGGSPDSTLLRAARGNLKIHLNYIAYLAERRKWLAGENFSYADLAAGAMLSTIDYLGEVPWEKEPIVKDWYQRIKSRPAFRPILADSLKGIPPSSQYMDLDF
- a CDS encoding DsbA family oxidoreductase, with product MTKAVHIDIVSDVVCPWCAIGYHQLRTVLDDLGMDAEIHWQPFQLNPDMGPEGQNLGEHLGEKYGISPEQSRQNREHITAIGAELGFTFRFTDEMRMVNTHDAHQLIHWAALKGRDTEVKQAFQKAYFTDGLDVSDQDVLVKLVSDLGFDGNEARAILDDQRYDGAVREQMDFWRQQGINSVPAIIFERKYLVPGAAGIEQFRQVLSEVAKQQA
- a CDS encoding RNA methyltransferase, with the protein product MTELESRATKKGLIKEITAVSNQHIKDIRALERRKVRNQTGQFMAEGLQLVAFALDAGWDADILVYAKNIKSHELVQQVAAKVYARGGLILEVSEQVLSKLTHRDNPQHVIGVFRQRYGKLTDLASDLEAAGGDMVVAMEGVKDPGNLGTSIRTSDAVGASALLLIGETTDPFSLEAVRATMGSIFHVPLYRATREEFLNWRKSWPGDIVGTHLKGAVDYRSVKPKDPLMVMMGNEQSGLPDEFAESCDHLVKIPMDGRAESLNLAVSTGITLFRLREGKLGL
- a CDS encoding TRAP transporter large permease, producing the protein MEVALILSFVAMALIGVPVAYALALSVSFVLAFYMDLPQVLITNNLFSGIDSFSFMAVPFFMLAGAFMSAGGVTSRLVNVAQAMVGSFTGGLAQAVAVAGMFFAAISGSSAATTAAIGSTMVNEMEQKGYKREMATGIVAAAGTVGIVIPPSITFVVYGVIANVSIGDLFMAGVVPGLLMGGAMCGMGWYLAKKGQIPPDGSFSCKRLALALKDAFWALMTPVIIIGGIYSGIFTPTEAAAVAAVYGILVGLFIYKELALRDFPEIVFKAVIGTTLIMFLVGAAKVFGWLMTNLQIPHMIGEAIIQFTSSGIVFLLIMNVLLLVLGTLVNASAAVVILTPIFLPVALNMGIDPIHFGVIMVVNLAIGCITPPVGLDLFVASAITKVPLEKVMKSTAPYLGALIVALLLITMIEPISTTLPYLFK
- a CDS encoding SDR family oxidoreductase produces the protein MKLFIFGYGYSARAIAQELALDCDWIAATTRSEEKAAAMTAAGLRAFPFDGESPTAALKEALAEATHLLISIAPGAEGDPVLNCLREDLKQLPALCWIGYLSTVGVYGNHDGAWVDEDTECRPVSRRSVQRVAAEKDWQALASELDMPLGIYRLAGIYGPGRNQMIKLDAGTCRAINKPGQVFNRIHVADIGLAVAKAARQHHSGILNVVDDEPAAPQEVIYYCADLMGLPRPEEQSFEQADMSPMARSFYGENKRCSNIRLHELIGGILHYPTYREAFAHMWQTDSWRKKD
- a CDS encoding undecaprenyl-diphosphate phosphatase — its product is MDLATYFEAVILGLIEGFTEFLPVSSTGHILLAGHFLGFQNDGKTFEVLIQLGAILAILTVYSHRLIKIAVDLPTSQKARLFVAGILLAFLPAAVLGASLHGFIKQVLFESPRLICTTLIVGGVALAWIDRLDLKPRYTDIMDYPLSLCFKIGLFQCLALVPGMSRSGSTIAGALLMGTDKRSAAEFSFFLAMPTMAGAFAYDLYKNRDIISLDQAGVITVGFIAAFIAAVFVVRQLLDFVSRHGFMPFAIWRIVVGVAGFIGLYMVG